The Thermoflavifilum sp. genome contains a region encoding:
- a CDS encoding glycoside hydrolase family 88 protein, with protein sequence MKVNKPYQPALSIWTTILVYGFMGISLCLSPALAPGQTAGRDHLQGLADTALYEARRFADEWLDSAHQEPGKWGYEEGVVWQGMAQLWLLTADGAYFRYIQEGLDRFVDAQGNIRTYQQNEDKLDDLNNGRALLLVADVTGQARYRLAAERLWEQLQHQPRNPEGGFWHKRIYPDQMWVDGLYMAEPFYLQYVLHLKDSEHIHSQLADIAHQFMLVREHLRDPATGLYFHGWDASHRERWADPHTGRSANIWGRGNGWLIMALVDVLADYPHQEPTYEALKEMYQQLAAAVLRTQDPASGCWYQLMALPRLKGNYLESSASCMFTYALARGIRLGLLPERIYRPAVEKAYRGLLRRFVSDSAGKPELTGACSVAGLGGRPYRDGSVAYYLSEKVVSNDPKAVGAFLMASAELVRLSLMHEGRGVTVCLDNWFNREWRADPFGPPGRLAPFHYLWSDEQNSGFSFWGQQFRDRGAHLMTMEQAPTQQALQHVQVYIIVDPDTRAETPDPHFIDTASIRVIRQWVHNGGILLLMANDSGNCEFQHLNALSTGFGMHFLENSLNHVPDHAYEQGALDTRVNDIFPVSRHIFMKEICSLSLQPPAQPVIVKQGNIIMARAKYGKGWVLAVGDPWLYNEYTDGRKLPPDFQNAQAGADLASWLLKQARKSDLHTQGTNRRASWNH encoded by the coding sequence ATGAAAGTCAATAAACCATATCAACCTGCTTTAAGCATATGGACAACGATCTTGGTTTATGGGTTTATGGGAATCAGCCTCTGTCTGTCCCCGGCGCTTGCGCCGGGGCAAACAGCAGGCCGAGATCATTTACAGGGCCTGGCAGATACGGCTCTGTATGAAGCCCGGCGCTTTGCTGATGAATGGCTTGATTCCGCTCATCAAGAGCCCGGGAAATGGGGCTATGAAGAAGGTGTGGTCTGGCAGGGCATGGCTCAGTTATGGTTGTTAACAGCTGATGGCGCTTATTTTCGGTATATACAGGAAGGCCTGGATCGATTCGTGGATGCACAGGGGAATATCCGTACTTATCAGCAGAACGAGGATAAGCTCGACGACCTGAATAATGGTCGGGCTTTATTGCTCGTGGCCGATGTAACCGGGCAGGCACGTTATCGATTGGCGGCCGAGCGGCTCTGGGAACAGTTGCAACATCAGCCCCGCAACCCGGAAGGAGGGTTCTGGCACAAACGCATCTATCCCGATCAGATGTGGGTGGATGGCCTATATATGGCTGAGCCGTTTTACCTGCAATATGTACTTCATCTCAAAGACAGTGAGCATATCCACTCACAATTGGCCGATATAGCCCATCAGTTTATGCTCGTGCGGGAGCATTTGCGTGATCCGGCGACAGGACTTTATTTTCACGGCTGGGATGCTTCGCACCGGGAACGCTGGGCCGATCCGCATACGGGGCGCTCGGCAAATATCTGGGGAAGGGGAAACGGCTGGTTGATCATGGCACTGGTGGATGTACTGGCCGATTATCCCCATCAGGAGCCGACTTATGAGGCTTTGAAAGAAATGTACCAGCAGCTGGCGGCGGCCGTTTTGCGTACCCAGGATCCCGCATCGGGTTGCTGGTATCAGCTCATGGCCCTGCCCCGATTAAAAGGGAATTATCTGGAGTCCTCGGCCAGCTGCATGTTTACTTATGCCCTTGCCCGGGGCATTCGGCTGGGACTGCTGCCGGAGCGTATTTACCGGCCGGCCGTGGAAAAAGCTTACCGCGGCTTATTGCGGCGATTCGTAAGTGATTCAGCCGGAAAGCCCGAACTGACCGGAGCTTGCAGTGTAGCCGGACTGGGAGGTCGCCCCTATCGCGATGGCAGTGTGGCTTATTATCTAAGCGAGAAGGTAGTGAGCAACGACCCCAAGGCGGTAGGCGCATTTCTGATGGCCAGTGCGGAGCTCGTTCGCCTGTCGTTGATGCACGAGGGCAGGGGCGTAACCGTATGCCTGGACAACTGGTTTAATCGGGAGTGGAGAGCCGACCCCTTTGGTCCTCCGGGCCGGTTAGCGCCTTTTCACTATCTGTGGAGTGATGAGCAGAACAGCGGTTTTTCTTTCTGGGGGCAACAGTTTCGCGATCGTGGCGCTCACCTGATGACGATGGAACAGGCTCCTACCCAACAGGCCTTGCAACACGTACAGGTGTATATCATCGTGGATCCCGACACGCGGGCGGAAACACCCGACCCCCATTTTATCGATACAGCTTCTATTCGGGTCATCCGCCAATGGGTGCATAATGGCGGTATCCTGCTGTTGATGGCCAATGATTCGGGTAATTGTGAATTTCAGCACCTCAATGCGTTATCTACAGGATTTGGCATGCATTTTCTGGAAAACAGCCTCAATCATGTGCCCGATCATGCCTATGAGCAGGGCGCTTTAGATACCCGTGTAAACGATATTTTTCCTGTTTCCAGGCACATTTTTATGAAAGAAATCTGTAGTTTATCCCTGCAGCCTCCTGCACAGCCGGTGATAGTGAAGCAAGGAAATATCATTATGGCCCGGGCAAAGTATGGGAAAGGCTGGGTGCTGGCGGTGGGCGATCCCTGGCTGTATAATGAATACACCGATGGTCGAAAACTACCGCCAGATTTTCAGAATGCGCAAGCTGGTGCCGATCTGGCCAGCTGGTTGCTGAAACAGGCTCGAAAATCCGATTTGCATACACAAGGAACCAATCGACGTGCATCATGGAATCATTGA
- a CDS encoding altronate dehydratase family protein yields MKTDAKAVLQVHPDDNVLVALRDLQAGQQVGWNGHTWILPEAVPAKHKFNISLLHAGDPVIMYGVKVGVAKTDLPAGSRLSPQNVAHATNEVQLKAGPRQLNWQAPDVTRWKDRTFQGYHRSDGRVGTANHWIVIPMVFCENRNVAVLKEAMREAWGYQKPRIYTRFARQLAELYRAGKTLTEVLSTHFEADVAYDPSGRLFPNVDGIQFLSHTGGCGGTRDDARTLCGLLAGYITHPNVAGATVLSLGCQNAQVSILQEEIHRRDPHFDKPLIILEQQKMGLEERMLSEAIRQTFAGLVKANEMRRQPAPLSKLCIGLECGGSDGFSGISANPAIGYTSDLLVALGGSVILSEFPELCGVEQELADRCVDEALARRFLELMRAYQRRAEAVGSGFDMNPSPGNIRDGLITDAMKSAGAAKKGGTSPVTDVLDYPEWVTKPGLNLLCTPGNDVESTTAEVGAGANMVLFTTGLGTPTGNPIAPVMKISTNTALYQRMPDIIDINAGTIIDGEETIEEVGARILDEVIAVASGEKIPAAVRNGQEDFIPWKRGVSL; encoded by the coding sequence ATGAAAACAGATGCGAAAGCAGTATTGCAGGTGCACCCGGACGATAATGTGCTGGTGGCCCTGCGTGATTTACAGGCGGGGCAGCAGGTAGGCTGGAACGGCCATACCTGGATATTACCTGAAGCCGTGCCTGCCAAGCATAAATTCAATATTAGTCTGCTTCATGCGGGCGATCCGGTGATCATGTATGGCGTAAAGGTGGGGGTGGCTAAAACGGATTTGCCTGCCGGCAGCCGGCTCTCACCGCAGAACGTGGCGCATGCTACTAATGAGGTGCAGTTGAAGGCGGGTCCGCGTCAGCTGAACTGGCAGGCGCCGGATGTTACACGCTGGAAAGACCGTACTTTTCAGGGTTATCATCGGTCGGACGGCAGGGTGGGTACGGCCAACCACTGGATTGTGATTCCCATGGTTTTTTGTGAGAACCGCAACGTGGCCGTGTTGAAAGAAGCCATGCGAGAAGCCTGGGGCTATCAAAAACCCAGAATATACACCCGTTTTGCACGGCAGCTGGCTGAATTATATCGTGCCGGCAAGACCCTCACGGAGGTGCTTTCCACCCATTTTGAAGCGGATGTGGCGTATGACCCTTCCGGCCGCCTGTTCCCGAATGTGGATGGCATCCAGTTTTTATCGCATACCGGCGGCTGTGGAGGCACGCGCGATGATGCGCGCACGCTCTGCGGTCTGCTGGCGGGTTATATCACCCATCCCAACGTAGCCGGCGCCACGGTGCTCAGCCTGGGCTGCCAGAATGCGCAGGTGAGCATCCTCCAGGAGGAAATCCACCGCCGGGATCCCCATTTTGATAAACCCCTGATCATCCTGGAACAACAAAAAATGGGTCTGGAAGAGCGGATGCTTTCGGAAGCCATCCGACAAACATTTGCGGGCCTGGTCAAAGCCAATGAAATGCGACGCCAGCCTGCACCGCTGAGCAAGCTTTGTATCGGACTGGAGTGCGGAGGGTCGGACGGTTTCTCGGGTATCTCGGCTAATCCGGCTATCGGTTATACTTCCGACCTGCTGGTGGCGCTGGGTGGGAGTGTGATCCTGTCGGAGTTTCCCGAGCTGTGTGGGGTGGAGCAGGAGCTGGCCGATCGTTGTGTGGATGAAGCACTGGCCCGTCGTTTCCTGGAGCTGATGCGTGCTTACCAGCGTCGGGCTGAGGCGGTGGGCTCGGGTTTCGACATGAATCCTTCGCCGGGCAATATCCGCGACGGACTCATCACCGATGCCATGAAATCGGCCGGTGCTGCCAAAAAAGGGGGAACATCCCCGGTCACCGATGTGCTCGACTATCCGGAATGGGTGACCAAACCCGGCCTGAATTTGCTATGCACTCCCGGTAATGATGTGGAATCAACCACCGCCGAAGTGGGTGCAGGAGCCAACATGGTGTTGTTTACCACCGGACTGGGAACGCCGACGGGCAACCCCATTGCTCCGGTCATGAAAATATCCACCAACACGGCTCTCTACCAGCGCATGCCCGATATCATCGATATCAATGCAGGAACCATCATCGATGGGGAAGAAACCATTGAAGAAGTTGGCGCCCGCATCTTAGACGAAGTGATTGCCGTGGCCAGCGGAGAAAAAATTCCAGCGGCAGTGCGCAACGGTCAGGAAGATTTTATTCCCTGGAAAAGAGGGGTTTCACTGTAA
- the uxaC gene encoding glucuronate isomerase — translation MKRFLDEDFLLHTETARYLYHEVARHMPIIDYHCHLPVQQIAEDHQFDNLTQIWLYGDHYKWRAMRTHGVDESYCTGDKPDEAKFMKWAETVPYTLRNPLYHWTHLELQRYFGVNELLNPSSARRIYEVCSNLLRTPEYRVRNLLRKMNVALVCTTDDPVDDLRYHEQLRKEFEIPVLPAFRADKAMQVADPVAFNAYVERLEAAADQHIASWNDFLFALHQRHDYFAQHGCNVSDHGLEYIEVDHEVTPARLQQIFNKIRTGHALDAAEQRTFRAAMLIELAQWDHEKGWIQQFHLGALRNANSRLMKKLGPDTGWDSIGDYPQALALAQFLDKLDQQNRLTKTILYNLNPADNELFATMAGNFNDGSFPGKIQYGAAWWFLDQLDGMTRQLNALSNMGLISHFVGMVTDSRSFLSYPRHEYFRRLLCDIFGREMENGELPDDREWISKIIRDICYFNARNYFNWQQITPALSAEETVSR, via the coding sequence ATGAAACGGTTTCTGGATGAAGATTTCCTATTACACACCGAAACGGCACGTTATCTTTATCATGAAGTGGCCAGGCACATGCCGATTATCGATTACCACTGTCATTTACCGGTTCAGCAGATAGCGGAAGACCATCAGTTTGACAACCTCACGCAGATATGGCTCTACGGTGATCATTACAAATGGCGGGCTATGCGTACGCATGGGGTGGATGAAAGCTATTGCACCGGCGATAAGCCCGATGAAGCAAAATTTATGAAATGGGCAGAAACGGTGCCTTACACCCTTCGCAATCCGTTGTATCACTGGACTCATCTGGAATTGCAACGCTATTTCGGGGTGAATGAATTGCTAAATCCTTCTTCAGCCCGGCGCATTTATGAGGTATGCAGTAATTTATTACGCACACCGGAATATCGGGTGCGGAATCTGCTGCGCAAGATGAATGTGGCGCTGGTGTGTACCACCGATGACCCGGTGGATGATTTACGTTATCATGAACAGCTCCGGAAGGAATTTGAAATTCCGGTACTACCGGCATTCCGGGCCGATAAAGCCATGCAGGTGGCCGACCCTGTTGCATTCAATGCTTATGTGGAGCGCCTGGAAGCTGCAGCAGATCAGCATATTGCTTCATGGAACGATTTTTTGTTTGCCCTTCATCAGCGGCACGACTATTTTGCGCAGCATGGCTGTAATGTATCGGATCATGGACTGGAGTATATCGAGGTAGATCATGAGGTTACGCCGGCCCGGTTGCAGCAGATTTTCAATAAAATCCGTACAGGACACGCACTGGATGCCGCCGAGCAACGTACATTTCGGGCTGCTATGCTGATTGAACTGGCGCAATGGGATCATGAAAAAGGCTGGATTCAGCAGTTTCATCTGGGGGCTTTGCGTAATGCCAATAGCCGCCTGATGAAAAAACTGGGCCCCGATACGGGCTGGGATTCCATCGGTGACTATCCGCAGGCGCTGGCGCTGGCTCAATTTCTGGACAAACTCGACCAGCAAAATCGGCTGACTAAAACCATCCTGTATAATTTGAATCCGGCCGACAACGAATTGTTTGCCACAATGGCCGGTAATTTCAATGATGGTTCGTTCCCGGGTAAAATCCAGTATGGAGCGGCCTGGTGGTTTCTGGATCAGCTGGACGGCATGACGCGTCAGCTCAATGCCCTATCGAATATGGGCCTGATCAGCCATTTTGTGGGCATGGTTACCGATTCCCGGAGTTTTCTTTCCTATCCCCGACATGAGTATTTCCGGCGGTTATTGTGTGATATCTTTGGCCGGGAAATGGAAAATGGGGAATTACCCGACGATCGGGAGTGGATAAGTAAGATCATTCGGGATATTTGTTATTTCAATGCCCGGAATTATTTCAACTGGCAACAAATAACGCCTGCATTAAGTGCTGAAGAAACCGTAAGTCGTTAA
- the kduD gene encoding 2-dehydro-3-deoxy-D-gluconate 5-dehydrogenase KduD produces MHSSIEALFDLRGKTALVTGCNKGIGKAMALALAGAGADIIGVSASMSAYEAALKQEFEQLGRTFIAYQADFSDRQQLYHFLEKLKQEHDRIDILVNNAGTIRRSPAERYSDADWDAVLAINLDAPFILAREIGKTMLERGSGKIIFTCSLLSFQGGILVPAYAASKAAVASLLKALANEWASKGVQVNGIAPGYIATDNTAPLRQDPVRNQAILDRIPAGRWGVPEDLAGATIFLASRASDYVNGTIVVVDGGWLGR; encoded by the coding sequence ATGCATTCATCCATCGAGGCTTTGTTTGATTTGCGTGGTAAAACGGCACTGGTTACCGGCTGTAACAAGGGTATCGGAAAAGCCATGGCGCTGGCGCTGGCTGGTGCGGGCGCCGATATCATAGGGGTATCGGCTTCGATGTCGGCCTATGAAGCAGCTTTAAAACAAGAATTTGAGCAACTGGGTCGTACATTTATCGCTTATCAGGCCGATTTTTCTGACCGACAGCAGCTTTATCATTTTCTGGAAAAGCTGAAACAGGAACACGACCGAATCGATATTCTGGTTAACAATGCCGGTACCATTCGTCGCAGTCCGGCCGAGCGATATAGCGATGCAGACTGGGATGCGGTGCTGGCCATCAACCTCGATGCTCCTTTTATCCTGGCTCGCGAAATCGGGAAAACCATGCTGGAAAGGGGTTCGGGAAAAATCATCTTTACCTGTTCGCTGCTCAGCTTTCAGGGGGGCATCCTGGTGCCGGCTTATGCTGCCAGCAAGGCAGCTGTGGCCAGCTTGCTGAAAGCCCTGGCCAACGAATGGGCTTCGAAAGGGGTGCAGGTGAATGGGATTGCACCGGGTTATATCGCTACCGATAATACGGCTCCGCTTCGACAGGATCCGGTACGCAACCAGGCCATCCTGGATCGCATTCCCGCCGGCCGATGGGGCGTGCCCGAAGATCTGGCTGGAGCTACAATTTTTCTGGCCTCCCGCGCATCCGATTACGTGAATGGGACTATTGTGGTGGTTGATGGTGGATGGCTGGGCCGATAA
- a CDS encoding glycoside hydrolase family 28 protein gives MISAVLLGCFTHAFAQELSWPGDLSAYQPAVPRFRADTFDIRMYGAKADARTLNTQAIQSAIDACARAGGGVVLIPDGFWLTGPLVLKSGVNMHLQHGALLQFTRDRSQYPLVKTNYEGLVAVRCQSPISAEGAENIGITGQGIIDGGGDAWRMVKKSKVPPDVWRQLVSSGGVLSKDGKTWYPSASSLKGSETSDAGVWKPGMQIEDFAAIKDFLRPNLLKFTSCKKILLQGVTFRNSPAWCLHPLMCEDLTVSHITVYNPDYAQNGDGIDVESCTRVLIEDSHFATGDDGICLKSGRDEEGRKRGMPTQYVLVRNCVVYHAHGGFVIGSEMSGGVHDVVVQHCTFIGSDNGLRFKTTRGRGGVVENIFVDGVVMENIVHDAILFDMYYMATNAAVPIGEVKAEPVTEATPVFRRFLIRNVVCRGAQRGIYIRGLPEMPVQQLKLEHISLSDTREGLICSYARQVRFDDLYVFPVKTDPVMELAQVQDIRFDSLHFDPDARCLMSLCGKDNAGIRLAGVSPARGDGMIRYADGAVPAMVQLQGK, from the coding sequence TGATATCCGCATGTATGGAGCGAAAGCAGATGCGCGTACGCTGAATACGCAAGCCATACAGTCGGCTATCGACGCCTGTGCACGAGCGGGTGGCGGCGTGGTGCTTATTCCCGATGGATTCTGGCTAACGGGTCCGCTGGTGTTGAAATCAGGCGTAAATATGCATTTGCAGCATGGTGCGTTGTTGCAGTTCACCCGCGATCGGAGTCAGTATCCGTTGGTGAAAACCAATTATGAAGGGTTGGTGGCTGTACGCTGCCAGTCGCCCATTTCAGCCGAAGGAGCAGAAAATATAGGGATCACCGGACAGGGCATCATCGATGGTGGCGGCGATGCCTGGCGCATGGTGAAGAAAAGCAAGGTGCCCCCGGATGTCTGGCGGCAGCTGGTGTCGAGCGGAGGTGTGCTTAGCAAGGATGGCAAAACCTGGTATCCCTCAGCATCCTCGCTGAAAGGTTCTGAAACGTCCGATGCGGGGGTGTGGAAGCCGGGCATGCAGATTGAAGATTTTGCAGCTATTAAAGATTTTTTACGTCCCAATCTGTTAAAATTTACTTCTTGCAAAAAAATTTTGCTGCAGGGCGTAACCTTCCGCAATTCACCCGCCTGGTGCTTGCATCCCTTGATGTGTGAAGACCTCACCGTATCGCATATCACGGTATATAATCCCGATTACGCGCAGAATGGCGATGGGATTGACGTGGAATCGTGCACCCGTGTGTTGATTGAAGACAGTCATTTTGCTACGGGTGATGATGGGATTTGTTTGAAATCGGGCCGGGATGAAGAAGGTCGAAAACGCGGCATGCCCACGCAGTATGTGCTGGTGAGAAATTGTGTCGTCTATCATGCCCATGGAGGTTTTGTGATTGGCAGCGAAATGTCGGGTGGAGTGCATGATGTAGTCGTACAACATTGCACGTTCATAGGTTCGGATAATGGCCTGCGCTTTAAGACCACACGCGGACGGGGCGGAGTAGTGGAAAATATTTTTGTAGACGGAGTGGTCATGGAAAATATTGTGCACGATGCTATCCTGTTCGATATGTATTATATGGCTACCAATGCGGCTGTGCCCATAGGTGAGGTGAAAGCGGAACCCGTCACGGAAGCCACTCCGGTATTTCGTCGGTTCCTGATCCGGAATGTGGTGTGCCGGGGAGCGCAGCGAGGCATTTATATTCGGGGATTGCCGGAGATGCCCGTACAGCAGCTGAAGCTGGAACATATTTCACTCTCAGATACACGAGAAGGGCTCATCTGCAGCTATGCCCGGCAGGTTAGATTTGATGATCTGTATGTATTTCCCGTGAAAACCGACCCGGTCATGGAGCTGGCTCAGGTGCAGGATATCCGGTTTGATTCCTTACATTTTGACCCGGATGCGCGTTGTTTAATGAGCTTGTGTGGCAAGGACAATGCAGGCATTCGCCTTGCTGGTGTGTCACCTGCACGAGGGGATGGAATGATTCGATATGCAGATGGAGCCGTTCCTGCAATGGTGCAGCTTCAAGGAAAATGA
- the kduI gene encoding 5-dehydro-4-deoxy-D-glucuronate isomerase has translation MEIRFSHSPEETQQMSTQELRKCFLVQHLMQDDTVRLVYAHDDRLIIGGAKPLTNPLDLPNHPELKADYFLERRELGIINVGGKGKVLADGQTFELAKLDAVYLGKGTREVAFAAVSPHDPPVFFFLSAPAHASYPNQVITKMDAAPVQAGDTANANRRTIYKYIHLEGVRSCQLVMGLTMLEPGSVWNSVPPHTHTRRTEVYFYFDVPKDQRVFHFMGKPQETRHLVMANHEAVISPPWSVHFGCGTAHYGFIWGMAGENQVYTDMDVAPVQTLL, from the coding sequence ATGGAAATCAGATTCTCACACAGTCCGGAAGAAACCCAGCAGATGTCTACCCAGGAACTACGCAAGTGTTTCCTGGTGCAGCATCTCATGCAGGACGATACCGTACGCCTGGTATATGCTCATGATGATCGCCTGATTATCGGCGGAGCAAAACCCCTGACCAATCCGCTGGATCTTCCCAATCATCCCGAATTGAAAGCCGACTATTTTCTGGAACGGCGCGAATTAGGTATTATCAATGTGGGCGGAAAGGGGAAAGTGCTTGCCGATGGTCAGACCTTTGAACTGGCGAAATTAGATGCGGTTTATCTGGGGAAAGGCACACGCGAAGTGGCTTTTGCTGCCGTATCTCCCCATGATCCCCCCGTGTTCTTTTTCCTGTCTGCGCCGGCACATGCATCCTATCCCAATCAGGTGATAACAAAAATGGATGCAGCTCCTGTGCAAGCCGGCGATACAGCCAATGCAAACCGGCGTACGATATACAAATACATTCATCTGGAGGGAGTACGCAGCTGTCAGCTCGTAATGGGACTTACCATGCTGGAACCCGGCAGCGTGTGGAACTCCGTACCGCCACATACCCATACCCGACGTACAGAAGTATATTTTTATTTCGATGTTCCGAAAGATCAGCGGGTGTTTCATTTTATGGGTAAGCCACAGGAAACGCGGCACCTGGTGATGGCCAATCATGAGGCCGTGATTTCGCCGCCCTGGTCCGTGCATTTTGGCTGCGGCACAGCTCATTATGGATTTATCTGGGGAATGGCGGGCGAAAATCAGGTGTACACCGACATGGATGTGGCCCCTGTGCAAACGTTATTGTAA
- a CDS encoding tagaturonate reductase, giving the protein MESLNRNSLRNIKPQAHLEIPDPSVLDLPEKVLQFGTGVLLRGLPDYFIDRAIKAGLFDGRILVVKSTSRGDTDAFDRQDGLYTLCVKGLENGSTVQQYLIEAAISRVLSASHQWETILQAVKQTDMRLIISNTTEVGIRLDKEDNPLAHPPRSFPGKLLAVLFTRYQATQGDPTKGFVIIPTELIPDNGERLRAVVKEMATRHHMPEAFLSWMDASCVFCNSLVDRIVPGKLPAEEQEKLEQQLGYRDELMIQAEPYRLWAIEASDPRVEAWLPWAKADAGVVLAPNITRYRELKLRLLNGTHTFSCGLAHLLGLDTVLQGMQHPSMEAFLRQLMFDEMVPVVVSPEISREMAETFARKVLERFANPFLKHHWIDITVEYTAKMRMRNVPLIKGYYQQFATVPAAMALGFAAYLLFMKGEANGQAIVGNWAGKTYPIRDSQAGYFAELWKNAGTQQLVREVLSNTQLWQEDLTHLPGFAEAVQSNLEQLMQGQVEKVLRAAIFV; this is encoded by the coding sequence ATGGAATCATTGAACCGAAATTCCCTGCGGAATATTAAACCTCAAGCCCATCTTGAAATACCCGATCCTTCCGTACTGGATCTGCCGGAGAAAGTGCTGCAGTTTGGTACGGGCGTGCTCTTGCGTGGATTACCGGATTATTTCATCGATCGAGCCATTAAGGCAGGATTGTTTGATGGTCGCATCTTGGTGGTGAAATCCACTTCCCGGGGGGATACCGATGCTTTTGATCGACAGGATGGACTTTATACCCTTTGTGTGAAGGGACTGGAGAATGGCAGCACGGTTCAGCAATACCTCATCGAAGCAGCCATCAGTCGTGTACTTTCGGCATCACACCAATGGGAAACCATTCTCCAGGCCGTGAAACAGACCGACATGCGGCTGATTATCTCCAACACCACGGAAGTGGGGATTCGCCTGGATAAAGAAGATAATCCGCTTGCACACCCGCCACGCAGCTTTCCGGGCAAACTCCTCGCCGTGTTATTCACCCGATATCAGGCCACGCAAGGCGACCCCACGAAGGGATTTGTGATCATTCCCACTGAGCTCATACCGGATAATGGCGAGCGTTTGCGAGCCGTTGTCAAAGAAATGGCCACCCGGCATCATATGCCCGAAGCTTTCCTGTCGTGGATGGACGCGTCCTGTGTGTTCTGCAATTCACTGGTCGATCGCATCGTGCCGGGTAAACTACCGGCAGAAGAACAGGAAAAGCTGGAGCAACAGTTGGGATACCGGGATGAATTAATGATTCAGGCCGAGCCTTACCGACTCTGGGCTATTGAGGCCTCCGATCCGCGTGTGGAGGCATGGTTGCCCTGGGCAAAAGCTGATGCGGGCGTGGTGCTGGCACCCAATATCACCCGGTATCGAGAACTGAAGCTGCGTTTGCTCAATGGCACCCATACGTTTAGCTGTGGATTGGCGCATTTGCTGGGATTGGATACGGTTTTGCAGGGTATGCAACATCCCTCCATGGAAGCTTTTCTCCGGCAATTGATGTTCGATGAAATGGTACCGGTGGTGGTGAGTCCGGAGATCAGTCGGGAAATGGCCGAAACATTTGCCCGGAAGGTGCTGGAGCGCTTTGCCAATCCGTTTTTAAAACACCACTGGATAGATATTACGGTGGAATACACGGCAAAGATGCGTATGCGTAATGTACCTTTGATAAAAGGTTATTATCAACAATTTGCCACCGTACCTGCTGCCATGGCACTGGGTTTTGCAGCCTATTTGCTTTTCATGAAAGGTGAAGCAAATGGTCAGGCCATTGTAGGCAACTGGGCTGGTAAAACCTATCCCATTCGCGACAGCCAGGCGGGTTATTTTGCTGAATTATGGAAAAATGCCGGCACCCAGCAACTCGTCAGGGAGGTATTGAGCAACACCCAGCTGTGGCAGGAAGATTTGACCCATCTACCCGGCTTCGCAGAAGCTGTTCAGTCTAATCTGGAACAACTGATGCAGGGTCAGGTGGAGAAGGTGTTACGAGCAGCGATTTTCGTATAA
- a CDS encoding sugar kinase: protein MSKKVVTFGEIMLRLSTPGYQRFVQAEHFEVTYGGGEANVAVALCNYGLQGVFVTKVPSNPIGQAAINHLRRYGVDTQYIARGGERLGIYFLETGASMRASQVIYDRAHAAIAEAGPEDFDFDRILDGAVWFHTTGITPALSDKAAALTEQALKMARAKGITTSLDLNYRKKLWSKEKAREVMTRLCQYVDVCIGNEEDAEATLGFQAKGTDVTRGELNLAGYQDVFRQMREKFGFKYIATSLRESYSASDNGWSALVYDGNEFYHTRKYEVRIVDRVGSGDSFASGFIYGLITGMSMRDAAEFGVAASALKHTIPGDMNHATLEEVLQLMKGDASGRVQR from the coding sequence ATGTCTAAAAAAGTAGTTACGTTCGGAGAAATCATGTTGCGGCTTTCCACGCCCGGCTATCAGCGTTTTGTACAGGCCGAGCATTTCGAAGTCACCTATGGAGGTGGAGAAGCCAATGTGGCTGTTGCCCTTTGTAATTATGGTTTACAAGGGGTGTTCGTCACCAAGGTGCCCAGCAATCCTATCGGACAGGCTGCCATCAATCATCTGCGGCGATATGGCGTGGATACGCAGTATATTGCCCGGGGCGGCGAGCGGCTGGGGATTTATTTTTTAGAAACGGGCGCTTCGATGCGTGCATCGCAGGTCATCTACGACCGCGCTCATGCGGCTATCGCCGAAGCCGGTCCGGAAGATTTCGATTTCGATCGGATTCTGGATGGGGCGGTATGGTTTCACACCACGGGCATTACCCCGGCGCTGAGCGATAAGGCGGCGGCCCTTACCGAACAGGCATTGAAAATGGCCAGGGCAAAGGGTATTACCACCAGCCTGGATTTGAATTACCGCAAAAAGCTCTGGAGCAAAGAAAAAGCCCGGGAAGTGATGACCCGCCTTTGCCAGTACGTGGATGTATGCATCGGCAACGAAGAAGATGCAGAAGCTACGCTGGGCTTTCAGGCCAAGGGGACAGATGTTACCAGAGGCGAACTGAATCTTGCAGGCTACCAGGATGTTTTCCGGCAAATGCGAGAAAAATTCGGTTTTAAATATATCGCCACCTCGCTGCGGGAAAGCTACAGCGCAAGCGATAACGGCTGGAGTGCACTGGTATATGATGGAAATGAATTTTACCATACCCGTAAATATGAAGTACGCATCGTGGATCGCGTGGGTAGCGGAGATAGCTTTGCCAGTGGGTTTATTTACGGATTGATTACTGGCATGAGCATGCGTGATGCGGCGGAATTTGGTGTGGCCGCTTCGGCCTTGAAGCATACCATACCCGGTGATATGAACCATGCCACCCTCGAAGAAGTGCTGCAGCTCATGAAAGGCGATGCCAGTGGCAGGGTACAGCGTTGA